CTTGCCAGTGGATATACAACTCGAATTATTTACCGCCACGGTGTTACCTATATTGACTTATGCATCTGAAATTTGGGGTTACCATATTGTTAGGGAGTTAgagtatatgtacatgaaatttttaaaacaggtTTTGGGTGTTCATAAGAATACTTGAAATGACATGGTGTATGGTGAACTGGGTGTATTTCCActtgatatttatataaagaaaaaaaaaagataggttattggtctaggctaatttcaggtaaaaatactaaattgtattatgtaatgtaccaatgtctattgcagctggataggttagggctttatacttctccatggttagcttgtataaagaatatttgtaatgactGTGGAATGTCCGGTATGTGGTTATTGCAAGATGTTCCTAATTCAATATAGGTGAAGAAAGCTGTGGAACAGAGATTGAAAGATCAGTGGCTTGTAACTTGGCATcataatttagaaacaaaatcattaagtagcaattatagggtgtttaagacagattttggcagagaacaatatttagaaaagttaacaaagggtgacagattattagtgactaaatttagaacttgtaataatagacttcctgtaaatgttggtaggtatcaaggtGTCAGTAGAGAAGATAGGATATGTAATAAGTGTAATGTTGAGGTAGTAGGAGatgaatttcatgttctttttgaatgtacggatgtggaaattgttaggttacataatatgtatataccaaattattacataaataggccaacacaattcaaacatgttttgttcatgcaaagtataagttcaagtgtgatgaagaaattatctttgtttttaagGATGGTGCTATGCATGTTTAGATAAATAGTGTGCAAAACAGGTCAAtagtttttctaatttcttaattagtaatagtatgtatcattatatatgcatacactttttttttttttcatttttttgccattgcttacagtgtatttaatttttatgtattttttcttatgtaatattatgcacATTCTGTTTATAATTCTGTATATaatgtttgtattcttttgctggagagctgtgctccatacttttatATAAGGTCTGAGCttactcaataaattcaattcaattcacacaCAATCTAGGTCCCCGTGACAGCTGATATGTAAAATACAATACAGAAACATAATCATATAAATCCTAGGATGGATATGTAGGCCTTTGAAGGGAATAATGAGGTTCAATAAGGTATCGAAGGTGTGTAGAATTTGTTTTAAATTAATGCTTAAAAAGTTAAGGTTATGCAAAGGAAAATATAGCATACATGTCCTTGCTAAGTATTACACTCTGCCATTATTTGCTTTCAGAATTTTGGGGAACAGTGATGGCCAGTCCCACAGCTAGCACACCAACAGCTGAGAGTCACCACAGCAATGCCCCAACGCCTTCCCCTCGCCCACACGACCTGTCCTTTAGCAGTTTTGGAAAAGGTGGTGTTACACGAGGGACATCCTCCACCAGTCTCCTGTCACCACAAACACTTGCAGGAGTGTGTGCATCTGGAGGGTCACTGGGCAGCTCTGCAGGAGGCTCCACATCACCACTCACACCAGTAAGACCAGCTCCTCCACTACCATCTCCAGGGGACCGCTCATCCCTAAACTTGAACTTGGCCCCCCTTGAAGAGTTCTTGAAGGAACAGCCAACATTCACCTCCTTCCGTTCCCAACCAGCCACTCCAGTCAGTCAGCTAAAGCCCAGCACTCCAGGCGCAAAGCCAGTACCTCCACCCCGCTCCAGTCCACCTGGTGTGCAGCGGACTAGCCAGATTAGTCCACCAAGCTCACAGAGATTGCAAAGCAAACCTGTGCCTGCAGCTAGGTTCAGCCCACCCATAGGATCTGACATAGGAACCCCCACCAGTGAAAATGGGGAGATTGTTTCTCGTCAAAGCCAAGCACCAGTGCCACCCCCTCGCTGGGCACGGCCTTGCATAACGACATCACCATCAAAcattactgtcaccaccactttAACACTAAATGTCAATCAGGTGAAAGCTCTCCCACTGCAGGTTGATGAAAGTCAGGAAGGAATGACAGTTCATATATCAAATCTTGAAATTTCTCCAAGCAATAGCAATACCACCCCATCAAATGCTCTTAGCTCAACACCCAATGGCAACCAAAGTGGAACCTTAAATGGCTACAGAGATGGCCTTCATTTGCAGATTCGACAGCAGATAACTTCACCCCAGAGCACCCCTTGTACTCCCTGTGGACCGAGCACCCCAGTGGGCGAGGAGGGTATGTCAAGGGTCAGAATGAGGAATGGAAAACGAGACAAAAGGAGACATTCCAACCATTATCATGAGGCAAATATTATTGACAGTAATGCCTTGTACTGCAGATCATCCGTGGTGGACAAGATGAGTGACTATGAGGATTTGTGGTCTAGTCCTCCTCGTGAGATCCCTTCAACACCAAGTCCATCTCAGCCCAAAATGTTAACTTTCAAACCTCGTAATGAAATTTCAAAGTCAATGGGGGATTTGAGCGAAATAgcaaaaaattcaaaatcaacaCCCTTTACTTACAATCCAGAAACTAATGTTGGTGATGAAAGTACTGGTAACGAAAAGAATGCCAACGGCAACAGCACAGATTCTATCAGCTCTTACCGAAAAAATTCCAGTCCCTTCTACATGGAGCCAGCAGATGCTTTAAAGGAATTACAGCCACAAGCAAGAATAAACAAGGCCTCAAATGTATTgccaaaaaaagtaaacaacCGCTATTCAGACTCTAACATCCAATGGAAGACCAGAAAAAGCCACAACTCACTAGGCATCATAGACTCTAATGAAGATTTACCTTCAGCATCCAGCACAGAAAATCTTGCAAATGGGAGAACAAATGAAATTGGCAGTATCAGAACAGAAGAGGAGACCAATAGAAAcattgagaatgaaaagaataaactcAATGCAAGGCATTTAGCCAATGGCCAGGGACGAAATGAAGTACGCAGGCATTCCAGACTTGGGGGACGAGGAAAGCCCATAGTGCCGCCAAGAATTGGCATTGATTCTCATGCATCAAATGGAGACCAGAATGCAGACATTGGTTGTCACTTGGCATCCTCTTGGGAGTACCATCTTCATGGTTCAGATACAGAGGACATACCAGGTGGAGAGAGCAGATTTCCTGTAGATGATAATGGAGAATCTGATAGTGTGATCATACCTGGAGAAAGAACTGTTCAGGATTTAATCTCAGAGAAACATCCTGATCTAATGCCATCAGATGCACATTCCATAGCACCAAGCTCTATAACACGCATCAGTGAGTATGACAATGTTGGCAGTCACGGTGCCAGTTTTCGTGGGGAGGACCAGCATCAGAAGTCTTCAAACCACAAAACCTCTCGCAGCATCCTTCCCGAGGAGCGCATCCATCCACCTCTTCCCACTCATTACTTCCCCTCAACTGTAAGTGACTCGGGCACAGAATTCTCTGAGCCTTGGGATTCACGCAAGTGGGAGCCTTTCATGCATTCTGAGGATGACTCGTCTGTGGACCATTATCCGCGTAGTTTGACAGCAACGCCAGCTCTGTGCACCAACACACTAGAAGACTCTGACATGGGTGGTGCTGGAGTCACTGATACAGACTCCTTTGTGCATGTGACGGGTGGTGAGAATGTAGCTGttagtgatgatgaggatgctGGATCCATTTCAGGAACACCTACCCTCTCCCTTGCCCATGCCCACAACCTTGACACACAGCAGCGCTCAAgaataagtaagtaaaaaacTATTGCAACTATTATTGTAGTGCACTAGTCAAAGCCATGAGTGAAATAATGTTTACAAAATACAATGACTGTTATCTGATTGATCTGACAAGTCACTTTTAGCAATATGGCATTAaccctttttgtttttacagTGTCACCGCAGCTCCTGGCTCTAAGACACAGACAAGATGCTGAGAATGGTGTTGCCATAAGAGCATATGCTGTGGATCTGGGCAATGATACATCAACAACCTTCAGTCAGGCAGTGAGCAACTTCATCACCTGTACCTTGGAGAGCCCTGAGAAGGACCCAGCCATTGTTACTCGCAATGTACGGCAGTTCATGTCAGGGATGAAGAATTATTTAGTGACAAGTGGAGAGAAGGAGTTTGAGGCAATTGTAAAGAAACAACAGAGTAATGTAAGTCCTTTAACATCACTATCTTAAATACGGTAAGGTAGTGGGCTTAAGTGAAAAaccttttacattttctttctagaATTGGTAAATGTTCTTCTGATGTAATTATCTGCAAATATTGTATGCATTTAAATCAAATTCAagttctgttctttttttgaAAATCTTTCATACTATATGATTTTTTCACATtccttaattttattttcattgatcAGCTACATGAATGAGAAGCTACAAAATGTTTTTGCATTGGATAGGGTATCTGAATTTGCTGTTTCTTTAGTAATTTACAATTGTGCATGTTTTTGTTCAGGAATTTCTCAAAATGCATTCTCATTGCAGCTCAAAGCAACAGAATTTCTAAATTTGGATGCCATCTTGGAGGATGTGTTGGTTCGCCTTGTGTTGCGACCATTGTGGAACCACATCAACAAACTCTTTGTGGATGCATACTCCGCCAACGGCTCCATCCAGCAGCTCGCCACCAACATGAAGTATGCCCGCTCACAGCAGTACATTCGGCTTGGGATAAAGGTTAGTTGTGTACACTTGTTCTTTTTGACTATTGAGTTTTTCAGTGAAGTATCATAACCAGTGAGACTGAGCTGCTGTGTAAGGTTGTTGGACTGTTAAAGCATTGCTAATTGATGggtattgaaagaaaaatggcaGCCAGAGATACCCCTCCTCGAGATGGTATTTCAACCCATCCGCTGTCTAAACATGGTTTGTGTTCTTGGTACACTTTGCAAGGTAGACTAAGCTTTTACCTCTCCAATCTGACAAACTGGGACCCTGCTCCCCCAAGCACCTCACTTTAATCTATCCACCTGTTGTGACACAGTTTAAAGATGTATGTTTTAGCACATATGGGtaggaaggtaaaaataaactATGTTTACATTAATATGGTTGGTACATTGGGTGGAAGAGGATAATTTCCATTGAAATGGGTGAGGTGTAAGTATGTACTgaataatatgaaagaaaggaatgataagagaataaagattaaaacatgcaaagaagaaaaatgaggatagagaaaatggaGACTTTTCTGTTGTAGCCACAGTTCCCTGGGTGGAGTTTTAGGTACTTGCTTCACAACATGAGCCCAGGTTATAAACGTTGATGTTTATCTTGTGTGTAGTGGATCCAAGCTTGTACACAGGCCTGAGAACATGCTAGGCTGCTTAGCTGGAGCTGGCTGCATGGTGGAGTGGTTGTAATGAAGTGTTGTGTGGGTAGTCACTAGGGGAAGTCCTTTGTCTTGTCCTGTATATGCACAGTGTGCACATGCTTATGAGCACTGGGAtttggggggggagggttgAACCCTATCTGATCCTGGTCCTTATTTTTTAACCCACTTTTTAAAAGTGGGTACTTATTTTAAATTGACATAGTTATCACCCATCACCAATATTCATATTTTGTTGGAAATTTACTATTTCCGACAGGGTTCTTAGGAACACAGATTTCAGATACAGATATCACTAGATGGATTATCAAATTTAAGGTACAAGTTTTTGTCTTGTTCATCTTCAAGTATAAGAAGCAGATTATTGTAAGTTGCAGTTTATCCAGTAGTAGTTGATAAATATATCTTTAATAGATATTAGTTGAATGCAGTTTGCGGttcttctgtctatctatatctgaAGCTTATTTCACAGAGTTTTCAAAGGGATTTGATTCTTATCCTCTGAATGCTCTATCTAATCCTCTCATTTACTTTTTCACATCCTTCCAAATACTTCAATCCTCAGTTAACCTCCACTTCCCACAGCATCCTTCAAGTTTACTACTCTCTGCACCTCTTTCAACATTGTCAAACCAAACTGCCTTGAGGTGGTGTGATTGACTCCTTCCACCTATTTCAGTCCATGTCAAGACCCTATTGTATACTCATTAATTTCATCATCCATGCAAATATGAAAAGACTAACTTTGAGTATTTATGGCATAACTTGAGTACTTGATGCACCAAGTGCATATATTTTATAGGTGGCACTTCCTGGGCTAAGCAATTAAAAGTTCATAATCTTTTCCAGGCTGAATTATCACCGCCCAGTGGAGCTTCTTTGGATACCATCCGCAGCTTATTGACACGCATGCAGAAAGTTTATGCTCCGAGAGAAAAACTGGAATCTCTCTTGGCAACTATTTCACATATTTATCAAGCTGTAAGTATTTGTGCTTCTTATATTTACCACCTTTAATTTGCTCAATGAACATTGGTGAGTTGAGTGCTAACTTGCAGCACTGGACTACAACACTGAGAAATGGTACCATTAAATATTAAAAAttctggttttgtttacataatttatttactttcagaTGTATGAGAATGGAAACACTTCTGGTTCAGGTGATGCTGATGACCTTGTGCCCATGATCATGTGGGTCTTGTGTCAGTCAGGGATGGTCTCTGCAGAAGTAGAAGCAGACTACATGTGGGGTCTTCTGCTCCCCAGTGCGTCGTCTGGAGAAGCTTCTTACTACTTGGAAGCCTTCCATTCTGCTATTCATGCTCTCAAGAACCTCTCTCCATCACCCGAGTCTTCACCTGGAAACAGTCTGGATTCTGTAAAACCGGTATATACATGAAAATTTCATAATTATAATGTTGCTCTGGCCATAACTTGTTCACtcatttttaattattattttttttcatgctttagTAATGGCAAAATagtaatagaaatgcaaaatagtaatagtaatgcaATAGTCATATTACATGAATCTGGTGTCTGCAAATTGGTGGCAAAATATCTCTTTTTCTTGGGCACTTGCTAAAAAACTGGGATCTCATTACAGAGGTTTTCTTCTGAAACATTGGGAACTTCTATTGCCACTGACTGATTTGTTATGGTGAGGGGTCAACAACCTTCACATTAACATCCTGGAATATCTAACCTTGTGAAATACCACACATGCATTTACCATTGCTCAGTTTTATTACATCCTGAAGATTTTTCTTTGCTCATTTTCATCTTACAACTGTACAATATTTGTGTATTGTAAACTTGTTAATATAGGCAAATGCAAAGTTACCGCAACCAGAGATTTGGGGAAATTTGAAAAAGGCTTCAATACATTGCATGAGAATAAGCATTCATAAAAAGCTGAGTGTGTGAATTATCTTTCACAGCATACAGAACAGTGTACCAGCAGTCCTAATGATTTACTTTTGACTGTCAGTTTTCataaatatacaataaatttactcttttttccaGGATGTGTCAGTGGTGTCAGATCAGGGCATCATGAAGATAGTTATTCCTGATGAGAAGAATGGAAGCATAGTGACTCGCACATTGCCTATTCGCCCGGCAACCACCACTCGGGAGGTGTGCAAGATGATGGCTCACAAACTCAAAGTTACAAATCCACAGGATTATGGACTTTACAAGCTTGTGGATGGTCTAGGTAAGTGGATATCATAATTCATAAGAGTATCAACAAATCTACAACTACAGACATCTTTTATCTTAAGTTCTCTGCATCATGAATTTTTTACTACTTGAAGACACATCTTCGTCTGATCACGTACCACAACCCCTCTTCCGATGGATCTGCACTACTGCTCCCTCATAGTACAATATTCTCAGAATACGTACATTAAATTCCATGTTTGTTTCATTCCACACAAGTTTTGCTTCTGTAACTTGCCTTTCAAAGGTATATACCTATCTCTATCCTCACGAGCAGTCTGCTGAATAAAGTATACCACCATAAGTTGAGGCCTGAGGGGCAAAAAAAGTGgcttatttttttggtattctGATCCTGTTTCTTACATTTGTGATGCCACACTAAGCTCATTGGTTCTTCCATTACTGGAAATGTTTCTCCAAGTTCTATTTCAGAATGGCTACCAGGTGCACTACTACATTCATCATCTCTCATTTGCTTTCAAATCAGGACCCTCCTTAGTGATATTTTCAATTTAGGGAACATCTAGGAATCATAATGAGTACTGTACAGTCAGCGAATGGCAATGTTGCATTGCAGTGGCACACTGCAATGCTTGGAGAGTGCATTTAGCATAAGGTTTCtcaacaaacataaaaaatggGGCAAGATAAAATTGACTTATT
This genomic interval from Scylla paramamosain isolate STU-SP2022 chromosome 7, ASM3559412v1, whole genome shotgun sequence contains the following:
- the LOC135101944 gene encoding protein sprint-like isoform X1, which produces MGLHEVVVITPPSSTKLSKALSRILPRRFRKCDGCHRRERDCTCRFQFFRGNGVAEQYLAGVGESVLTVTRAGVTGGLLLHQHHHNTGAPPPPHRHHHHHQHQRQREHSTPGFSSKLPAPSSHPIILSHIIPAHTQLSTNTESPPSPRGVDHPSWVPNRVNASPQHTHPHQQRGTGGGVRRPSGDLSPLASSLHHQHHHRQGRLPLTPTTTSDMPVNGLGSLGTGGNCGGGGGPLSPPPPTLLPPPPPTTTTVTTTTIFDSNTNNILNNNHHNNNNQLNNLHPFDTTSSTTSSSISNTNTSSISASSRCPPLHDLHDYAGDGSEGDNYQTGSGDGSECEPCLIQLEERLIKSYPIWFLPDLQRSGAVHLLQGKDEGNFIVRQSSQLNTRALSVRLPPDKGPYIQHYLIEIHNDGSSYSLEASENRFDTLPSLIAYYSQCCDELPVQLKLPRTIQEAKTRHELSSLSLLGQEFWGTVMASPTASTPTAESHHSNAPTPSPRPHDLSFSSFGKGGVTRGTSSTSLLSPQTLAGVCASGGSLGSSAGGSTSPLTPVRPAPPLPSPGDRSSLNLNLAPLEEFLKEQPTFTSFRSQPATPVSQLKPSTPGAKPVPPPRSSPPGVQRTSQISPPSSQRLQSKPVPAARFSPPIGSDIGTPTSENGEIVSRQSQAPVPPPRWARPCITTSPSNITVTTTLTLNVNQVKALPLQVDESQEGMTVHISNLEISPSNSNTTPSNALSSTPNGNQSGTLNGYRDGLHLQIRQQITSPQSTPCTPCGPSTPVGEEGMSRVRMRNGKRDKRRHSNHYHEANIIDSNALYCRSSVVDKMSDYEDLWSSPPREIPSTPSPSQPKMLTFKPRNEISKSMGDLSEIAKNSKSTPFTYNPETNVGDESTGNEKNANGNSTDSISSYRKNSSPFYMEPADALKELQPQARINKASNVLPKKVNNRYSDSNIQWKTRKSHNSLGIIDSNEDLPSASSTENLANGRTNEIGSIRTEEETNRNIENEKNKLNARHLANGQGRNEVRRHSRLGGRGKPIVPPRIGIDSHASNGDQNADIGCHLASSWEYHLHGSDTEDIPGGESRFPVDDNGESDSVIIPGERTVQDLISEKHPDLMPSDAHSIAPSSITRISEYDNVGSHGASFRGEDQHQKSSNHKTSRSILPEERIHPPLPTHYFPSTVSDSGTEFSEPWDSRKWEPFMHSEDDSSVDHYPRSLTATPALCTNTLEDSDMGGAGVTDTDSFVHVTGGENVAVSDDEDAGSISGTPTLSLAHAHNLDTQQRSRIMSPQLLALRHRQDAENGVAIRAYAVDLGNDTSTTFSQAVSNFITCTLESPEKDPAIVTRNVRQFMSGMKNYLVTSGEKEFEAIVKKQQSNLKATEFLNLDAILEDVLVRLVLRPLWNHINKLFVDAYSANGSIQQLATNMKYARSQQYIRLGIKAELSPPSGASLDTIRSLLTRMQKVYAPREKLESLLATISHIYQAMYENGNTSGSGDADDLVPMIMWVLCQSGMVSAEVEADYMWGLLLPSASSGEASYYLEAFHSAIHALKNLSPSPESSPGNSLDSVKPDVSVVSDQGIMKIVIPDEKNGSIVTRTLPIRPATTTREVCKMMAHKLKVTNPQDYGLYKLVDGLESLLADNECPHKVKSDLSTSGFHCTFAFKRMDAKIAWPILT